The sequence taaaatttcaacttatgacataAGTTTCATGATTATTGCtcttatcatcaaattaagacaatctattttgagaaatattacatccacaacactttcataacaaattaaaagaggtaagttgttgttggttttaatttaaatctactattaaaattacttttttactgaCTAGTAACAACTCATAACGACCTGCcaattataatttgtttctATGAAAATGTTTTGGACATTACATTTCTCatctattttttatgtaaacagaatttaaaccctaaatcttttgttcaacaacaaaatattttttcaattgaactaactgaaacctacatattttatatagaagttaaaaatttaagattatTAACAAGTATAAtgacataatatatatatatatatttgctgaGATTATTTGTTGTAATATTGGTGcataattaaaattatgttaGTATTAAATCCAGTTGAAAATCATGTTATTCCAATCATAGCAAATAGTGTcataaattgtgaaaaatattttgtatctaaCATTAATCTAAAATTATCCAAGTCTTTCCACACTTTGACTGAAAGAAGTTGAAACATAAAACATAACTCCTAACTTTTATTTCCTGAAACGATAGAACTCCTAAATTTTCAACACGTGATACTTGTTTACTAAATATGAACGagaatttttagttaaaattatttatatatggatCACATAAAGATAAAGcttaaaatattttggtattaagtaaatttaagaaaacataccttcttcaaataatttttttcgtTATTTTTATTCTCTCACCTCAAATATAGGAAAAGAAGACCGCTAAAGTGAGATTCTAATGAAAGTATATATTGCTATTACCAACCAAGTGGAGAGATTGTTGCTAGATTCTTGCACTGGTTGTGTTCTATTTCCTTGTTTTCTTATCTCCATCTCCTCCTGTTTTGTAGACCAAACACTCCTGTTTACtttctaaaaataagaaaaacaaaaaggcagTGGGATCCATGCATGAATCATGGCATAATTGGCTTTAAAGCAAGCTGCATCTGATTGACAATAAATGAATGACAATGCTAACAGTTATTGTCAATGTGGAGGTCAAGAGCTTCCCAGATTAGCTGTATTATActgctctttttattttaattttttttagagtttcaacttataataTTTACTGttaataataactctttattattagacccaaatttcaattggtttttggaTTAGGCGAAAATTAAACcggatctcttattcaaccatgaGAAACTATAATACCTTTAAAAGTAACAAATCTCCACattccactaaaaaaattatcaaaaaaaattgattgaactATACATATATGCTCAAATTAcatagtttattattatttttttgtcataaaaaattaaaaaaataaataaaagagagagagagagacgttaaatttttgtaaaaccTAGCAAAGAAAACTAAAAGAAGCATACCCTTAAacttaatttataataaatcaaaGGGTGTTCCGGACTGAAATGCCACTAGACATATTATAGGCAATGGGCAggttacaaatatttttatccttttaaatttaatattaatctAGGGAGAgtcaagaaagaagaagaatttcaCATACTTAGATGTTGACATGGTGTCACTTTACCGCTCCAtgcatgattttattttatttattgctttaAAATATAGATAGCGTGTAAAGAAAAGATGCGGCATGTAAGTAATACTATAAAATATGCTATTATTATTAGACTATCAGTTTAGCCTATACGTGATTATTAATTTGGCAATAGGTCTAGATTGTACaatattttgttactttttttttcaaatttataatagtTTGACATAATTTGTGAACTTATGattagtgtataataaaaaCTATGTCAGTGATAAACCGGGAAAAATAGTAGTTTTACCTTAATTTCTTAACAATGTTGCCAAACATCCATATTTTCAAATCATGCAGCAAAATACCTTTATTTTGGAACTTGTTATTAGGCAAAAATCGACATTCCTAATGTCAAGTTTagcataaaattttcaaaaaaatttaagcaaaaGAATGCACATAAAACTTAACATTGTTAATATCAAATTTCAGGCAGAACTCAATCTCaacaatgtcaaatttcaaaacaagaGTATTTTACTACGTAGTGGGCTATTTGACTACCTAgttcaaaaattaagttttttatttggaaaaaattaatgttaaataGCCATTTTCCCATGATAAATCATAAACCCAATCGAGTGATATTATCCCATAGTACTAAATCAtgtcaataataataaagtttcaCCTGCCTCTATGATGAGGCAAGTAACGTGAATAATTAGGTAAATAACCTGTGAGGTTGATAAATGATAAGGATCACGGTATTACAATCCAAGttcttttgccttttcttttgtcaaattacaaatttacaaccTTTAACTAAAATGGACAACAAATCATTGTTTTTATGTGGTCCAAATCAACTGGCGCCACCACCCAATGCTATGCATATCAATTCCTCTCCCCACGTCTTAATCATTGTTGCCCACAGCCACaactataataattaaatagttaGATCAAAAAATCACAGAAAACTTGAGAACATgcattaattttgattttgattcttTCTTGCTAATGGATTTATGAAACTATTTGGCCAAATGTGTTAAACATCCTTGCCTTTCCACGTATACAAGTGGGTTGGAATCTTTTCTAGCATAGAAAATTTGGTCAAGTTAGGATATACAAGCTGGCCATTTTGacacaaatatataacaaagaaaaaaaaatggtacaaGTAGTTGAAAAGTACTAATACTATAACATATGATCTTTCGAGAATTCATAATatacattttgtaattttaaaatatatacttaaaGCATTTAACAGCAATGATGATATGGGTTTGATGTTGGAGTTTTATCAATCAATAGCATTGATTTACATTTATTGACATGATCACTAAAGTTTTGTACACGTTCCATTAATTTAATATTAGTGCAGATAAATCTGATATGCTTTTTCTCTGCAGATCTTCCCTAGCATTATTGTAGGGCAACATGTATATCAATAATACATGGTGATGTTGATAAACCTAGCATGTGATTGTGAACTAAGGAGCTTCTGTCCATAGCATGTTACCAAGAAACATGTATGTCAAAAAATTAGCTGAGACTATGTCAGTCTTAAAACATTTTTCCCTTTTCGATTGTGGTATTGGGTATGAATTAATTGAACagtcattttcatttttgtctgctactttttttctatttggcAAGTTAAGTTTACTGTCAATTCCTGTAATAGAAGTGATGAAATCAAAGTACACTTTGATAGGCATCTCATAGATTCCTTTACAATTTCTCTAAAAGAGAGATCATAAGATTGATGAAACACTATAAAACACTTACTACTAGTCTTTTATGTTTTCAATCCTATGTTACTTTTCTGTGTAATGTCTGGTTTACTAGTTTGATCTAAGGAAAACTTTGCAAGAATATGGCATGAAAAGTTGCATGAAGACAACATGGTAAATGAAGATGCTATTGCTATATATAGGAATAGGGATAGGATAGGAATATTGTTGCAGAAAGAGAATATAGAATGGTTGTATGGTTTATGGAGGAGATCTTAGGAATAAGGACAAGTTGTGCTAATTGAATATGTCTTTTCCTCCAACATCTTATCCACCAATGTCGAGCTGATTTTGTCCCTGGACAAAGGACCACTGATGATAATTAAAGTTCAAGAAATCTTTACGTTAAAAAGTCAAAGTAGATTCATTAGTTGCAAATTTTGGTCTAGACTATCTAGAGAAAGCTTTTGACAGATTAGAATGTTGTTCATTCATGATATcttaatgtcatatataattttttattgagctTACATCTTTTTTCGGATTACTTATGTCCCTAGCATGGGTGAAACTGTGAAAGGTTTTTGCAATCACACTACTAGAATACCAAATATATAATCATCAATAACAAGCACCAAAAAACGCTTCACAGACAATCctttcaaaaacccaaaagcAGTAAAGAATTCACCATCtctctttatattttccttCTACTCATCAAGGGCTAGCTTCACTGCCTCTTCTCTCACCTCTGCTTTAACCACctgtctcactctcactctcatcaACTCCTCCAATGAAAGCACCCAATTCCTCCTTACAACACTAACTCAACATCCATATCCCCCTTCTTCAATACTTGTAAATGAAACCCTTTCAATGCCTCAACTCTCAAGCACTAACCAACAAAAATCCATCATAATTATCAATTAATAGCTGCCATTGATTGATCAAAGTTCTTTACGTGTTCCATTACTTAAATTTGAGTACTGCTAGAGTCAAAACTATGttgcaaatattttacaaattgttgatgtggcatgctCCACACCAGCTATTAAATACATGCATTATTGTACAATAACAGCTAAGACTACATTACTCTTCCAATGGCTACCCATTTTGAAGAAGACCTTGCTAGTTTATGTTCAAGAAGTTTTAGGACCGAGTATCAAATTCAAACCATGTCATGGACATAACATTTATTAATTTCCACAATTAAATgtttgcaaaaaattaaaaattccaaaCATGCGTAACTAAATGAATTTCACTAATCAGTAAAAACTATTGTCTGTAAATCACATTTAtcactttttgttaaaattgtaaCATGGTAGGGTGCTTCTAACTGTACACTGCAATGCTGTTACAGGTAtgaaaggagagaaaaatatatatatggacaaatTTTCATGATGGTAACAGAATTTGCTTTAAATGCAGTATCTATACATGCATGTGGTTAAGTCCAAAGCTCTGTACTTGTTTGTTCAGAAATCTTTCCCCTTGACAAGTATCTTTCATATGCTTGCCTCAATCCTCCTTCCTTAAATCTTCAATGAGCTTCAATAGCTCATCTCTCATTGTCATCTCCAAAGATGCATTAACTTGCCCCTCTAGAGCAGAAATCCAGTTGCTCTCCTTGCCCTTCTTTTTACTTGAATGCCATTGACAGATTACTTTGGCAATGGCAATGACATAAAGTCCACAGTCATATCCATTCGTTTGTTGTGGTGTATCACATTCTATAAAGGCAGGTTCAGCATCAGCAACTGCCACAGCTTTGGCAGTTGCACCcacatctctctttttcttcattctaCCTTTGGGTGTAGATGATGATGCTGTGTATGGTTTGGCAGTTGGGCCCATAAATCCCTTGACAGCCTCGTAAAGCTTCATAGCATGAGAATTATTTACTCCCTCCATGCTATCATGATGTGAAAATGTATTGCTACTCCTATCATAAACAAGCAAACTCCAATGTGTACCACTATCACCGCCACTCAGATCATCATTGTCGTTCACAGTGAATAGAACCAATTTCTTGCTTGATAATTTGAGGGGTTCTATGATATCTTTGAGAGCCTCCTCTTTGCAATTAGCAAGCCAGAAAGACACCGAAGGTGGAACAAGAAGGATATCATTCGAGTCACATGAGGAAGACAGGTAACCAAAGTAGAATGCAATTATTTGATCATTGAGATAATAGGGTCCTTCCAGAATATCCAAATCTGACACTCTCAAAACAATATCTTCATATGTCAGAACCTCTTTGTCATTCATGATTATGATTCTGCAAATAACAATAGACATGTTACATGCATCATAAGAAGCAACATTCACAAGAAACACAACTCAATATATGCCTCTCTCAAATGGAATACATGTAAAGGAACAATTTTAACCTTTAGGATTTCACAAATTCACAATGGCAGATCATGTGTCACATGTCAATATGATCtgtaaaaaacttttaaaatgtgGCCATgccaaaagaggaaaaatatgaaataaaaatgctGGCAAATGAGGATTGGCAACAAGCCACTTGTTTCCAATTGGATTAGCGCACATCAAATACCAAATTAGTACAGAAACACTTAAAACAGTTTGAAACAAAGGGTAGCAATCCTTATGATGGATGGTAACCCAATGAATACCAATGGGAagaggagggaaaaaaaacagaaaaaacatattttttgaaCAAATAACTTGGGGACTTTTAGACCAAGGGTTCAAAAGTAGAATTAAGGTTGTAAAGGAAGTTTGATGGTGCAGTGGGAAgagagataataaaaataagatagtgagaccaaaaaaaaattcaagaagcAGAAGTAACAAGAGACTATGTAGCCATGGCCAAAAAATACTATACATTTTACTGTAAATCAACTATTATTTTGTCCATTTATCCATAAGggaaaaaactataatttttttccccttttggaTACGGTGAACTCATTTTTAACACTACAAGATTTTATCAGCATACAAAAGCTATccataaacaaaattaataagtATGACTAAAATAGAGCCTACTCAAGAGATATCTAAATCTAATAGACTAGAATGAGATCTACAAAAAgttaaacacattttttggaattttgacaaatattcATATCAAGCTTGATTACAGAAGTACAATTAAAGGGGGAAAAACTAAAAGTAAATTTCTGTACAAGATTTCTTCTGTATTGTCACAGAATAAAGAAAGCTTCAGAcctcattattttaattttttttataagtaaattttaCACCTCCTACACATTGCTGAGACTTTGAAATTCTTTGagagacaaaatttgaaaatacatGCCACCACCCAAATTGGATTAGTAAAAGGAAATTTCATACCAATCCTAAACCTGACATTAAAATGCACTAACTAAACTTGACCCAATATTAATACAAACATGACCAGCATATTAATGCCAATCCTATTGGCTGAGTTCAAAGCATACCATAAAACAAAAGCCTAAACCCAGAAAACCTCAAACTTGGGTGCTCCGAACACCTATTCTAAGAATCAAAACTTTTTACTTTTGTCCCATAACCAAGGATAACCTAACACTCATGTAACTCAAGAAACTATTGATCCCACTTCAAAGAGGTTCCAAAGAActtatcaggaaaaaaaaaaaaaatagaggttCTAAATAACTTACATGCATAAAAcaacttaaatataaaattccTAAGAAGGTGCATTCGCTTAAAACAACATAGATTGTCACATtcacaaaaatcaaattattattgaaaCAGGGCCAACAAGGCTTATGTCCATGTTGCCTTCGACTTTCAATCTTTTCTATTCTGGGAACTGCTTAGACTTCTTGGATTCATTGAACTTTCGATAGTTTTTTCTGctattttacttcttttttgtttctttggggGTTTCACCACCTTTTTTGcgctttttaattaaaaactattaattaagaaaaggggttttttcttttaggtactaaacaaaaaaatcaagccACAATAAATTCAACCTAGTAAAGTACATGCCAAACGATACTCACGTAAAATTACAATTCAATCCAACCAACCCAATTCAAAACATTTCAGTATTCTGAAGCTGCTCTTATGCTAACTGGCCACAGTTCCGGCCATTTGAGAAATCATTTGACTCACCTAGAAAGccaaaaatcttgaattttatAAGAATTGAGTTAATGGACTACCATATTTATATGAAGTATACTTACCAAAAACTATATCTATGCTAATTACCACAAGATTCTCAGCCCAAAAAATGGTTCCTCTCTAATTACTAGAATTCTCGAAAGGTGATCGACTCAAATATGGCCCCTGACAGATATGGGGACTTAACAGGACAATAACCATTCTGTTTAAGGAAATCCATTAGCAACTAAACCCAATTCAGATCACAGGACAGCCATGAACACTAGCTTTCATTCTAAACATCTTCGGCTTCCAAGCCAAtctcaataattttataatgaaatttctAATCATAACCTGCACAGATATCACTGAAATAATTTAATACAAATTACCAAAACATGGTCAAACCAATTATCATTTCAACCCGAAATTCAATGCCTATGTTGATACTACACATCACATATGAATACATTAATCATAATCAAACCATAGAAATATCAGATGGGTTTATAGATAATTGCCAGAATTTTACACAGCCACAACCTGAAAATCATTTTACATCATTGAAGTGTACTAaacatgcatacatacataatTAGTCAACGAaataaaatacctaaaaaaaacaatttttaatgaAACCCATGAAAAACCCATAAGGAAAAATCAATTGGGTctaataaatttaacaaaactttgaaacaaaatctaagaattttgattttctgaaaaattaaGGTAACTCGGTTATAACAAGTACCTGAAGTTTTGATGTCTGAATTCAGGAGCTACATAAGCGGCGTCGATTTGGTACGGACAAGAATTCACGTTTTCAAAGGCTTGgctattgagagagagagagagagagagagtgaagctAAAGGAGGCTATTTAAGAAGATATTATCTTTGCCgccatataatataatataatattatattgttgatatatatttatatttatatttcttttcgTAATTGATTTGGGtctaattttctaatttttaagtGGTTTAATTATAAGtactttattttgtaattgtaacTGAATTGACACCTTTTTATATATGAAGTATTTGGAGGTTTAAGGAGAAAAGAGTTCGAGCTGCTAGGTTAAtagtatgttgtaattatttttataaaaaaaaatttattattattaatgtttagtttttcatttaggctctgtttgtttcaataatgatgttttctagaaaatgagtcattttctaaaaagcattttctataaaactatctcattttccaatgtttggtagcaactttaaataagttgaaaacaatctcttaacttcccttatttagcttgctatgagatagagttgttttccaaaaaaatttaatggaaaacaatctctaaaaataagtcatactttttatattgaccaaagatagttttcctttgactcatatttttttatgctaccaaacattggaaaataaggaaaactatctttacacaaggttttccattgaaacaaacggagcgttagTTTAGTACTGTGTGAAACTTTGTTTTAGCTTTTAAGAagggttttggttttagttAAGATTTTGAGTTATATTAGGAGTAGATTTTAAATTCTTAGTAGTTCTTATAATGGTGACATACAACTTCAGAAGAAATACCACaaagaaaatagtaaatatTTTGCAAAAAGTATACCATTATTTTCCAAGCAATTACTCTCTATAAACaaagtttttaaatattttacaaaaatt comes from Castanea sativa cultivar Marrone di Chiusa Pesio chromosome 3, ASM4071231v1 and encodes:
- the LOC142627269 gene encoding NEDD8-specific protease 1-like, which gives rise to MNDKEVLTYEDIVLRVSDLDILEGPYYLNDQIIAFYFGYLSSSCDSNDILLVPPSVSFWLANCKEEALKDIIEPLKLSSKKLVLFTVNDNDDLSGGDSGTHWSLLVYDRSSNTFSHHDSMEGVNNSHAMKLYEAVKGFMGPTAKPYTASSSTPKGRMKKKRDVGATAKAVAVADAEPAFIECDTPQQTNGYDCGLYVIAIAKVICQWHSSKKKGKESNWISALEGQVNASLEMTMRDELLKLIEDLRKED